The nucleotide window CTCAGCCGTCAGCGTTCGGTTCTTTTCAGCACGAGGCTGACGGCTGAGTGCGGAACGCTGCCGGCTACTTCACGACGAACGCTTTCGTATCCTCCCCCGAAGCCGTTGTCACCGTCAGCAGCCGAATGCCCTTGTGTCCCTCCGGCACGGTCGCCGTCACCCTGGTGTCGCTCACATAGGAGAACTTGGCTTCGCCACCCGGGCCAAACGACACGGCCGTCAGGCAGCCGGCCGCCCCGAAGCTCTCGCCTGTGATGGTGACGGTGTCTCCGGCCTTGCCCTCGTCCGGCGTGACCTTCTCGATCTTGGGCGTATTGCCGAAGCAGGCTTGCGCCTTGGCGGCGATCCCGGCCCCGGAGGCCTTGGTGCTGGGGACATGGGCGGTGCCGCTCCGGTCGGCTGTTGGCGTGGCGGCTTTCTTGACGATTTTTTCTTTGTTCTTCTCGGCCTTCTTTTCCTCCGCCCCATAGACATCAAAGGGCATAGCACTGGCAAAGAGCAACGTCACGATCCCGGCCGCGGCGACCGCCCTGTACAAACTTTTCACATGGGCTGGCATATCCGGCCTCCTTATAGTATTGATCCGCACGGTTTGAGCACCGACTCGATTGAGTCCTCTCCGACTACTGCGCCTACTCTTCGATCGTCGAGATGTCGCCCGGGTCCTGGCCAAGCTCCTTGGCCTTGAGCACGCGGCGCATGATCTTCCCGGATCTGGTCTTGGGCAACGAGGAGACGATATCGATTTCCTGCGGCACGGCGATCTTGCCCAGTTCCTTCAGCACATGATCTTTCAAGCCCTGGACCAACTCCGGGCTCTCCCGCTCGCCCTGCTTGAGGATGACAAACGCCTTGATGGACTCGCCGACGGTCTTATGCGGCTTCCCGATGACCGCCGCCTCCGCGACGGACGGGTGGCTCACGATCGCGCTCTCCACCTCGGCCGTACCGATGCGGTTGCCCGCCACTTTGATCACGTCGTCGGCCCGCCCCATGAACCAGAAGTACCCGTCTTCGTCCTTGCGGCAAACATCGCCGGCCGTATAGCAGTTGGGAATCGTATTCCAATAGACCAGGTACCGGTCCGGATCTTTGTAGATGGTCCGCATCATGGCCGGCCAGGGTTTCTTGATCACCGCAAAGCCGCCGCTGTTGGCGGGGAGGCTGTGGCCCTCACGATCCACGACGTCCGCCTCGATGCCCAGAAACGGCCTCGTGGCGGAACCGGGCTTCAGCGGCACCGAGGGGAGGGGCGTGACCAGGATCATGCCCGTCTCCGTCTGCCACCAGGTGTCCATGATCGGCTTGGTCCCGCCCGTTACCCGGTGATACCACTCCCAGGCCTCGGGATTGATCGGTTCCCCGACGCTCCCCAGCACGCGCAACGAAGAGAGGTCGTACTTCTTGGGCCACTCTTCGCCATACTTCATCAACAACCGGACGGCGGTCGGCGTCGTATAGAAGATCGACACCCCATAGCGTTCGATCAGATGCCACCAGCGTCCCGGATTGGGATAATCCGGCTTGCCTTCCGCGGTCAGGATCGTGGCGCCGTTCAGCAGCGGGCCGTAGACGATGTAGCTGTGCCCCGTGACCCAGCCGGGATCGGCCACGCAAAAATAGACATCCTCTTCCTTCAGATCGAACACGTACTTGGTCGTGATGTAGGTGCCGACCATGTACCCGCCGTGCACGTGCACCACGCCCTTCGGCTTGCCGGTCGTCCCGGAGGTGTACAGAATATACAAGGGCGCTTCGGCATCCAGCGGCACCGCCTCACAGACCGGCTTCTCGCCGGCCAGCCAGTCGTCCCAATCCACCTCCTTGGGGGCGGCCAACGACACAACGGGCTTCTCCCGGCGCACCACCACCACGGTCTCAACCGACCCGCAATTGGCCACGGCCTGATCCACCACCGGCTTGAGCCTGATCACCTTGCCCCGGTCGTAGCCGACGTCGGCGGTAATGACCACGCGAGACTCGGCGTCTTTGATCCGGCTCTCCAGGGCCGGCGCGCTGAATCCGGAGTACACCACGCTGTGGATGACCCCGATCCTGGCGCAGGCCAGCATCGCCACGATCTGCTCGGGGATCTTGGGCAGGTAGATGGTGACCCGGTCGCCCTGCTGCAAGCCCAAGGCCTTCAGGGCGTTGGCGCAACGGTTTACCTGGCGCGCGAGTTCGCCGTAGGTGAAGATCCGCTCTTCCCCTTGCTCGCCGACCCAGATGACCGCGACCTTGTTCTTGCGCCAGCTGTTGACGTGCCGGTCCAGGCAATTGTAGGAAATGTTGCACGTCGCCCCCACGAACCATTTGGCCCAGGGGTAGTTCCAGTCCAGGACCTTGCGCCAAGGGGCAAACCAGTCCAACTCCTTCGCGATGCGGTCCCAGAACTGCTCCGGATCGGCGATGGATCGACGGTAGTCGGCCTCGTAGTCTTTGATATAGGCCGCCGCCTTGGTGGCCGGGGTCGGGTGGACGACGCGGTCCGCCCGCATCAGACTTTCCAGATGCTGCTCACCATTGCCCATAGACTCGCTCCCTGTCTCTCAAGTCGGCTCGCAGGCTTTTCTATTCAACGCAACCGTCAAACCGCGCAGACCTGCATTATGGGCAAGCGGCGGGCGCGGCGCAAGCCCGCACATCCTTGACAGCCAAAAGAGCCGAAGAGTAGCATCGGCCACCATGGTTCGCTCGCGTCAACAGGGCCTGCACCTCTGCCGCACCGGCCTCCTCGCCTGGGCCTTCGTCTTGTCGCTCATTCCGACCGCAAGCGCTCAACTGGGCCGCCCCGAAGGGCTCTACTACAAATCCTGGGCCGTCGTGATCGGCATCAACGATTACCTGGTCGCGCCCAAGCTGGACGGAGCCGTCGAGGACGGGAAGGCGGTGGCCGAGGCGTTCCGCAAGCTCGGGTTTCAAGAGGTGCTCGAAGTCTATAACAAGGACGCCAGTTCCAAGCGCATGCACCTCATCCTGAACGAGTACCTGCCCCGCAAAGTCGGGCGCCACGACCGGGTCGTGATCTTCTTTGCCGGCCACGCCGGCGCCAGCCAGGACATGCACAACAAGGACATCGGCTACCTGGTTCCCTGGGATGCCCAGGTCTCCAACGTGTCCAAGGCCGTGACCATGGACCATTTGAAGGAATTCTCCCGCCGCGTCATGGCCAAACACGTGTTGTTCGTGTTGGACAGCGCCGTGTCCGGCTGGGACATCACGCCGCCCCAGCCACTGTCGCTGGAAGGCCGCCTCTCGCCGGAAGAAGACACGGACAAACGGGCCGTGCAAGTCCTGAGCGCCGCCCGCCAGGGCGGGACGCTGTCCAGGAAGAACGGGCAGGGGACGTTCGTCACGGCCTTCCTCGCCGGGGTGCAGGGCGCCGCGGACGAGAACAAGAACGGCTGGATCATGGCCAGCGAAATCGGGGCCTACGTCATCACGCAGGTGAACCGGCTCAGCGGCGGCTCCCAACAGCCTCAATTCGCCCGCCTCGACGGAGAGGGAGACACGGTCCTGGTCGAAGGGAAAATGAGCGCCTACCGGGCCGGGCCCGAGCCCAGGACGGAAGCGGAACGGACCGCGGCAGCCAAAGAAGAATACGACAAGGCCTTCAGCCTCCTCCAGCAGCAGAAAGAAAAATCGCTGGAGGAAGCGCTTGAGCGGCTGGAGAAAGCCATCCGGTACAGTCCCGCGTTCGGCGACGCCTACGTCCTGAAGAGTTACCTGTACCTGGATCGCCTGAACAAGTTGGACGAAGCCTTGTCGGCCGGGGAACTGGCGGTCAAGCATGCGCCGACCAACCCGGACGCCCACTACACGCTCGGGCTCGTGCTACAGAAAAAAGGCCGGTACAAGGACGCGGAAAAGGCGTTTCTCCAAGCCCTTGCCGTCAACCCCGGCTACTCGGACGTCCATCTGTCGCTCGGCGATCTCTATGCCGACGACTTAAAGGACCGACCGAAAGCCGTGGCCTCCTACCAGCGGTACCTGGAAACCGGAGGGAACGAAAACCGCGTGCGGGACTACCTCGGCAAGGCCAACGCAACGGACCAGCCCACAAAACAGTGAGGAACGTTTTGAATTGTGAGTGTTGAGTTTTTAGTTGAGGGTCGAATCCGACTCAACTAAAAATTTACAATTCACAACTCACAATTCTCGCTCAATCCTGCGCTCCGCCCTTCATATATCCGAGGCCGATCTTGAGCGCCCGCCTGGTGATTTCCGCCCAGCGTACTTCCGGATATTCGGCCAGCACCGCCGCCGCCTTGGAATCCATCACGTCCAGATCCTTGACCTTAATGATCCCATCTTCAATTTTGACATCAGCCACAGAATATCCTCCGCAGAGTTTGAGGTGAAGCCAGGGTCGATCGAGTGTAGTCGCCTGGCCCTCCAAAGACAAGGCGCCATACGCAGTAAGGCCATCCGACCAGGGCCATTTTCACCCGGCCCTTTCGTTGACAGGGTGGGGGGTGCATGCTAGCATCGAATCATCAAGTTTTTCGACGAGGCAGCCGATCACGATCTACCGGCCCATGATCTCCAGTTGACTCCAATCAACCAATGACAGGTCAGGAAGGAGGCGCTCCATGAGGTTGAACACGAATGTGCCGACACAGTGGCTCCGCAGCGGTCTGGCGCTGGCCTTGCTGCTCACGCTCTCGGCTTGCGGCGGCCCGCCCGCCTGGGTGAAGAAGGGCTCCGCGGCCTACAACGAGAAGGATTCCAAGCAGATCTATGGGGTCGGCTCGGTCGTAGGCGTCCGCAACGAGCCCCTGGCCTGGGACGCGGCCGAAAACATGGCCCGCGCGGAGATCACCAAGCGGTTCCAGACCTACACCGCCTATCTGATGAGAAACTACGCCGCCTCCACCACCGCGGCGGATTTCAGCAAGTCCACGGAAGAACAGAACGTCGAGCGGGCCGTGAAGACCTTCTCCTCCGGCACTCTGTCCGGCGTCATGCCGGTGGACCGGTACAAGGACGAGGACAGCCTGACCTACTATGTGCTCGTCAAGATGGACTTGAAGTCCATGCAGGAGGCGCTGGCCCAGAGCAAGGAACTCTCCCCCCAAGTCCGCGACTATGTCCGCCAGAACGGGGAGAAGCTCTTCGAGAAGCTGGAAAAAGAAGAAACCAAGCGGGACAGCAAGTAAGAACCGCCGAATGAGGAATGATGAAGACATGTCTTCGCATCGATTCACCATTCACCATTCACCATTGAACATTTCTGCGGTGGCGATGTTCGTATTGGCCGTCGCCACCGCAACGACCGGC belongs to Nitrospirota bacterium and includes:
- the acs gene encoding acetate--CoA ligase, with the translated sequence MGNGEQHLESLMRADRVVHPTPATKAAAYIKDYEADYRRSIADPEQFWDRIAKELDWFAPWRKVLDWNYPWAKWFVGATCNISYNCLDRHVNSWRKNKVAVIWVGEQGEERIFTYGELARQVNRCANALKALGLQQGDRVTIYLPKIPEQIVAMLACARIGVIHSVVYSGFSAPALESRIKDAESRVVITADVGYDRGKVIRLKPVVDQAVANCGSVETVVVVRREKPVVSLAAPKEVDWDDWLAGEKPVCEAVPLDAEAPLYILYTSGTTGKPKGVVHVHGGYMVGTYITTKYVFDLKEEDVYFCVADPGWVTGHSYIVYGPLLNGATILTAEGKPDYPNPGRWWHLIERYGVSIFYTTPTAVRLLMKYGEEWPKKYDLSSLRVLGSVGEPINPEAWEWYHRVTGGTKPIMDTWWQTETGMILVTPLPSVPLKPGSATRPFLGIEADVVDREGHSLPANSGGFAVIKKPWPAMMRTIYKDPDRYLVYWNTIPNCYTAGDVCRKDEDGYFWFMGRADDVIKVAGNRIGTAEVESAIVSHPSVAEAAVIGKPHKTVGESIKAFVILKQGERESPELVQGLKDHVLKELGKIAVPQEIDIVSSLPKTRSGKIMRRVLKAKELGQDPGDISTIEE
- a CDS encoding tetratricopeptide repeat protein yields the protein MVRSRQQGLHLCRTGLLAWAFVLSLIPTASAQLGRPEGLYYKSWAVVIGINDYLVAPKLDGAVEDGKAVAEAFRKLGFQEVLEVYNKDASSKRMHLILNEYLPRKVGRHDRVVIFFAGHAGASQDMHNKDIGYLVPWDAQVSNVSKAVTMDHLKEFSRRVMAKHVLFVLDSAVSGWDITPPQPLSLEGRLSPEEDTDKRAVQVLSAARQGGTLSRKNGQGTFVTAFLAGVQGAADENKNGWIMASEIGAYVITQVNRLSGGSQQPQFARLDGEGDTVLVEGKMSAYRAGPEPRTEAERTAAAKEEYDKAFSLLQQQKEKSLEEALERLEKAIRYSPAFGDAYVLKSYLYLDRLNKLDEALSAGELAVKHAPTNPDAHYTLGLVLQKKGRYKDAEKAFLQALAVNPGYSDVHLSLGDLYADDLKDRPKAVASYQRYLETGGNENRVRDYLGKANATDQPTKQ